Below is a window of Candidatus Aegiribacteria sp. DNA.
CCGTAGATATTGCTGATGGATTGTCTGAGCAGTTCCATATTAAGAGAATCGCCGGGCTGGATCAGTATCTCTCTTGTTATTACCTTTTCGCGGATGGTTTCCAACCCGGTAACTGAAACACTGCCAAGAAACGCCTGCATATTTTCGTCAATATTGCACTCCACAGCACGGTAACCTTTATGTCCGTCGGCCTCACTCATGCTGAGAAGATCGATATCGATGGATGAATAAATGTAACCTCTTTCATTGTAAAGCTTAAGTACGGAATTTCTGAAGGAGAGAGTATCATCCGGTGTTATAGGTTCACCCGGAGACCCGGGATAAACGGTGGCAAGTGAATCTGCAGAATAAATCATCGCACCATTGAATACAAGACCGGAGAGAATGCTTCTGCTTCCGGATTCAACTGAAATTCTGACGATGTTTATCTCATCATCCCACATAGGCCATTGAACGGTTACTTCTGCGTCGAGATATCCCAGATTATTAAGATTAACAACTATACCATCGCTAACCTGTATTGGCGTTATCCTTAGAAGGGATGCTCCAGTCTCAAGACCGGTTCCACTAAGAAGCTTGTGCTCCGAAACGGGATAATCTCCAGAGACATAAATGGAATCCACAACAGGTTCTGTGAAAGAAGCGTATACAGCTGAAGGCAGGATCAGAAGCAGGAATAATGCTGTAAATGCTTTTACATTGAAGTATTGGCTTTGCAGTACGATACTGATTCCTTTCCAGGGGTTTGACAGCTGCAGTATCCGTATAAAGCACAATTGCGCAGAACGGGTACTCGGAAATATACACGTCAGCAAGTATAGTTCCACATATGGTCAAGCATAATCCCAATAAGTGATTCGAGCTAGTATCCTGTCAAGTATTAGATGCCGTTAGTTTGCGAAACTATTCTGCGTTCCTGCAAGGCACTGGTGAAGGCGGTTTGGCACGATATTCGAAGCACTATACAAGAATGGATCTTTTATCGATATTGGTTGTGCAAATGGATATCTGATTGAGAAACTGGATCAACCAGGAATTAGATATAGTATAGAGGAATGGGGCTTTACTCCAAGTGGCGGGAATACATAGAAGATTACTATAGGAGCGATATCGAATTATCACATGAATACAGCGGATTCGCGAACTCACAGCTGATTCAAAGCTATATGCAAAGAAAACGATAGGATACTAATGGAAACTGCTGGATGGATAATTAAATTTCTTGTATTCGTTTTAGGTATTCAGTATCTAATTGGTCCAATTATAGTTTGGTGTACTCAGAAATTGCCGGAGAAATACGTTTTCAGATTAGTGGATTCAAAAAAGTTTCTATCCGAAAGGACTCCCACCTTTATAGCGCTGCATGAAGAAATACAGGATAAAGAATTCGAATATATTGATTCATCCGAGTTGAATATGAGTAACACATCAGTATGCTTCAGTATTTACAATCACTTTGATAAAAAAATAGTATGCACACTGGTAACAGCCCGGAGCGATTCTATTAATACAACTTATATAGAGTTCACACAGCTTTACAAAAATGGTTCCGTTTTAAATGTGTCCAATTCATCAATAATCAATATATACCCGACATCCGAAATGAGGTTATCCTTTAGATTTCCCCAAGTGAATGATTTTGACAAGCTGCTCACATATGCTGAAAAGCTGATTAATTCTAATAAGCAAAACGAACAAAGAATAACTTTCGAAAAAGGTAAGGAATTCGAAACAGTGGAATCATATCTCAATATAGAGTTAAATGAGCTGATAGAAAGGGGGTGGGTACAGTCAAAAGTCGTAACTGGTAACCGACGCCTGACCATCAAGGGAGCACTACTTATGACCTGGAAATCGGTTTGGCCAGTTAAGCAGATATTGAATAGAAGTGATATCGCATATTCAAAGCGAGCAATTGAAAATGCATAGCTGGCAAAAAAGCGCGTTGGCCTTTCAAGGTAGCTCATTCGACGTTAGATCTTGACCAGATTGGGATTCAGTACCGTCACCTCCTGTAGCGGAAAGGAAACTGTAAACAGGCTGCTCCAATAGATCCAGATACAAAGGCTTTGGTTTCAAGTGGATACTCTAACAATCCTGTCATGGCTAACTTTCAGGATTACGGATTCAGAGGTATCATCAAAAAGCCGTTCAATATACGTGAACTGAGCGAGTCCATGCTGAATCTTGTAAGCAACTGAGAAATCCGGCGTGCGGATAGTTTGTTATCTGCCCCCGTCATAATAAAGTCAAAGATTTTGAGACTATCCCCTCAGCCAGGGTGTTGTGCTCGAATACTTTTCGATTTCAAGGTCCAGTGCGGTAGAGATTGTTTTGTATTCATTATCACCGGTCATGGAAGTGATTACCTTCACTATCAGGTTGTCTCTGTCCAGAACACTGGAGGGCATGTGAATCAGCATCCCTCTGGTAACCTTTTCTATGAACCTTGCAAGACGCCTTCCCGGGAAAATTTCCGGACTCGTTATAGATGGGTAATTCATTGGATCGATGATAAGAATGGGTAAATGGGCAGCATCGCACATTTGAGCTTCTTTTCTGACCTCTCCGTAAAGATCGCTCTCGTAAGGGTCCAGGCAGCCTACAGGCAGAGGTTCCGGGGCGCAGTCTGATATTAGAAGGATGAAGCTTCCCGTTTTGCCGGATGTAATGCTGCATCTTTTAAGAGTTCTTCTTGCAGTCGTCAGAGCTTCTGCCAGCGGCGTGTAGCCGGATGAGACCAGTTCCGCAACCCTTCCGTAAACTCGGAGCCTGTTCCTTGTTGGTTTGAAGTGAAGTATAGAACTGCCTTTGTGCATGGAGACCAGCCCCACTTTTGACATGGGATCGAAGTGATCCTCAAACAGAGTCCTGAGTAGTTTGCTTAAACCGAAAAGATAGTTGCTTGATGATTTACTGGCATCAAGAACGATCATAACAACAGCCCTTGGCCGGGAGCTCCTCTCCCAGGCACGCCACCAGCGTTTATCAAGTGGAACCAGGGGAAGCTTTTCCCCTCCTGTGACAGCCGCGATGACCGACTGGTATACATTCATTTTCCCGGCATCTCCGGTTGGAACAACACGTACAGGTTTTCCACGTTCCTGATCAACGGATGGTTTTATCCTGGCGCTTTTCGACCCGAGGGACCCGGGCTGTGAACTTATTGAAATCCTGTCTACAAGTTTCTTGATGGCCCTGCTTTCCATGAACTCGGGGAATTCGGTTGTGAACATTCCATCCTGACTGTCCAGCAGTTTCATCTCTTTGCTCCAGACATTCCCTGTGTCATCATCATTCGAATCCAGGGCTGTAGATACAGAAGCGAAAACTCTGCTTCGGGAATTCCACAGTCGGAGAAGTATATCCGATGCCCCATATTTCGATCCTATGCCCCATCCTGCCTGGAGAGCGCTGACAAGAGCTTTCTCGGATGGGGGTCCCTCGAGTCCACATTTTCGTGTTCTATGGCCTGTCACCAGTACAGCGGCATCCCGGACATCGTCCCACAACACCTTCGTTCGTTCCCGCAGGGAAGCCAGGGCTCCAGCCGCTCTTGTGATAACCATCTCTGGCCTGTGCCCGTCCATCTCCAGATAACTCATCGCGAAAGCTATGGAAGCCAGGGTTCTCACCTTGACTCCCACCCTTGGAAGTCTTCTTCGAGCCTTGATTATCTTCTCTCTTAGAATAGCATCCTTCCGGCGATATTCAGCTGCCGCCTTCTCTCCGAGGTATTCAAATGCAAGCAGCCGCCTGATCAGAGCTTCTCTCTCCTTACCGCTTCCCAGGCTGCCGATTTCCACCGAGAGATCGAAGCGGTCAAGAAGCTGTGGGCGCAATCTGCCCTCATCCGGATCCATAGTGGCAAGCAGTTTGAATCGGCTGGTGGTGGATACTGAAATACCTTCCCGCTCAACGGTCAGTACTCCTCCGGCAGCACAGTCAAGGATAAGGTCTACAAGCCTGTCATTCAGCAGGTTCACATCCTCTATTAGAAGTATTCTGCCGTCTGCCCTTTTCATGAGACCGGGATTCAGCTGTGCTTTTCCTGTACCCAGTATGGCTGAAAGGTCCAGGCTGCCGGTCAGATTCCCCTCGGTGACACCCAATGGAACTCTGACAATGGCCTGGTCAGCATCAAGCTCCGGATGGAGGAAGCGGGTGGATCGCATCAGGACGCTCTTGCCTGATCCTCTTGTCCCCAGCAACAGTACCCCTCCAAGAGCAGGGTCAGTCATAATTATCTGAAGGGCTAGCTTGGCTTTATCCAGGCCCTGTATGGATGAGAATGGAATATCTTTCCCGAGCAAACCCGTCAGTCCCTGTCAGTCAGAATGGTTTCAGGATCGTAATAGCTGCCGCTATTCGACTTCCAGATTCTGGTTGCCTGGGTTTTCACCTGTTCGATAAGTTCTTCTCTG
It encodes the following:
- a CDS encoding VWA domain-containing protein gives rise to the protein MLGKDIPFSSIQGLDKAKLALQIIMTDPALGGVLLLGTRGSGKSVLMRSTRFLHPELDADQAIVRVPLGVTEGNLTGSLDLSAILGTGKAQLNPGLMKRADGRILLIEDVNLLNDRLVDLILDCAAGGVLTVEREGISVSTTSRFKLLATMDPDEGRLRPQLLDRFDLSVEIGSLGSGKEREALIRRLLAFEYLGEKAAAEYRRKDAILREKIIKARRRLPRVGVKVRTLASIAFAMSYLEMDGHRPEMVITRAAGALASLRERTKVLWDDVRDAAVLVTGHRTRKCGLEGPPSEKALVSALQAGWGIGSKYGASDILLRLWNSRSRVFASVSTALDSNDDDTGNVWSKEMKLLDSQDGMFTTEFPEFMESRAIKKLVDRISISSQPGSLGSKSARIKPSVDQERGKPVRVVPTGDAGKMNVYQSVIAAVTGGEKLPLVPLDKRWWRAWERSSRPRAVVMIVLDASKSSSNYLFGLSKLLRTLFEDHFDPMSKVGLVSMHKGSSILHFKPTRNRLRVYGRVAELVSSGYTPLAEALTTARRTLKRCSITSGKTGSFILLISDCAPEPLPVGCLDPYESDLYGEVRKEAQMCDAAHLPILIIDPMNYPSITSPEIFPGRRLARFIEKVTRGMLIHMPSSVLDRDNLIVKVITSMTGDNEYKTISTALDLEIEKYSSTTPWLRG